A genome region from Arachis duranensis cultivar V14167 chromosome 8, aradu.V14167.gnm2.J7QH, whole genome shotgun sequence includes the following:
- the LOC107461472 gene encoding DNA damage-repair/toleration protein DRT100, with product MGGVSCTRQTTPAAAALAVVLLVMCSAVTSCPPSDRAALLAFKAALHEPHLGIFNSWTGADCCNKWYGVSCDQETRRVADINLRGESEEPIFERAHRTGYMTGYISPKICKLKRLSSITIADWKGISGEIPRCITSLPFLRIIDLIGNQISGTIPSDIGRLHRLTVLNVADNAISGWIPPSLTNVTSLMHLDLRNNKISGPIPRAFGNLQMLSRALLSGNQISGPIPESLTRIYRLADLDLSRNLISGPIPSSLGKMAVLSTLNLDMNRLSGPIPVSLFSSGISDLNISRNSLDGKIPDAFGVRSYFTVLDLSYNKLSGPIPKSITSASYVGHLDLSHNHLCGPIPTGSPFDHLEASSFVFNDCLCGKPLNKPC from the coding sequence ATGGGCGGCGTTTCTTGTACACGACAGACTACGCCAGCAGCTGCAGCATTAGCTGTAGTACTGCTCGTCATGTGCTCCGCCGTGACTTCGTGTCCGCCGTCAGACAGGGCGGCGCTGCTTGCTTTCAAAGCCGCTCTCCACGAGCCTCACCTTGGAATCTTTAACTCGTGGACCGGCGCCGACTGCTGTAACAAGTGGTACGGCGTCAGCTGCGACCAGGAGACCCGCCGCGTCGCCGACATCAACCTCCGCGGCGAGTCGGAGGAGCCAATATTCGAGAGAGCACACCGAACTGGCTACATGACCGGATACATCTCTCCGAAGATCTGCAAGCTCAAGCGCCTCTCCAGCATCACCATCGCCGACTGGAAGGGAATCTCCGGCGAGATTCCTCGCTGCATCACCTCTTTACCGTTCCTCCGCATAATCGACCTAATCGGAAACCAAATCTCCGGCACAATCCCCTCCGACATTGGCAGACTCCACCGCCTCACCGTCCTCAACGTCGCCGACAACGCAATCTCCGGCTGGATCCCTCCGTCGCTAACGAACGTCACAAGCCTCATGCATCTCGACCTCCGTAACAACAAGATCTCCGGGCCTATCCCACGGGCCTTCGGAAACCTTCAAATGCTTAGCCGGGCCTTACTAAGTGGAAACCAGATCAGCGGGCCCATTCCTGAATCACTCACTCGAATTTACCGCTTAGCGGATCTAGATCTATCACGAAACCTAATTTCCGGGCCCATACCCTCATCGCTGGGTAAAATGGCGGTTCTCTCCACATTAAACTTGGATATGAACAGGCTTTCGGGGCCCATACCCGTGAGCCTGTTTAGTTCTGGAATAAGTGACTTAAACATAAGTCGTAACAGCTTAGATGGTAAAATCCCAGACGCGTTCGGTGTTAGATCTTACTTCACCGTTCTTGATTTGTCTTACAATAAGCTTAGTGGGCCCATTCCCAAATCCATAACTTCAGCTTCCTATGTGGGCCACTTGGATTTAAGTCACAACCATCTCTGTGGCCCAATTCCGACGGGCTCACCGTTCGATCACCTCGAAGCGTCGTCGTTTGTGTTCAACGATTGCCTCTGCGGAAAGCCCCTCAACAAACCTTGTTAA
- the LOC107461471 gene encoding uncharacterized protein LOC107461471 produces the protein MGFELVLVSMVLVLGCGGGEGKECTNQPTQTHTFRYHLLTSKNLTWKQEVMSHSRYHLTPIRNMSLNEEQEDDDWTMLFGRMKMKKEPEGLLKEVSLHDVRLHGGSIHGQAQNTNLKYLLMLDVDRLIWSFRKTCGLPTPGTPYGGWEDPTIEVRGHFVGHYLSASALMWASTHNEALKKKMAALVANLSICQQKIGTGYLSAFPSEFFDRFEAIQYVWAPYYTIHKIMAGLLDQHSIAENPQALKMVTWMVDYFYKRVRNVIRKYSIDWHYQTLNEETGGMNDVLYRLYSITGDPKHLVLAHLFDKPCFLGLLAVKANDIAQFHANTHIPVVVGSQMRYEVTGDPLYKEIGTFFMDIVNSSHSYATGGTSVNEFWSDPNRMTETLKEGNNEESCTTYNMLKVSRNLFRWTKEISYADYYERALTNGVLSIQRGTEPGVMLYYLPQGPGASKAISKFGWGTQFNSFWCCYGTGIESFSKLGDSIYFEEEGKNPSLYIIQYISSSLNWKSAQIMLNQTVVPPSSMDSFLRISLTFSPTKKTSSTSSTLNLRLPTWTHIHGAKLTLNSDTLPLPSPGNFVSITRKWSGSDKLTLQFPIPLRTEAIKDDRPEYASIRAILFGPYLLAGHSTADWDIKTASNASITDWITPIPAIYNTQLFSFYQHFSGSSFVLTSLNNSLTMEKSPKPGTSLALHATFRIINIQAKHSSRLSTTLRDFIGKSVMLEPFDHPGTQVGSVFVLVAGLDGRNESISLESKSHKGCFVHSGMSSGKEVKIRCKSNSDADASSFNKDASFIARRGLRKYDPISFVAKGANRNFLLEPLLAFRDEHYTVYFNIQE, from the exons ATGGGTTTTGAGTTAGTGTTAGTTAGCATGGTTTTGGTGTTGGGTTGTGGTGGTGGTGAGGGTAAAGAGTGCACAAACCAGCCTACACAAACACACACATTTCGTTACCATTTGTTAACATCTAAAAACCTAACATGGAAACAAGAGGTAATGTCACATTCACGCTATCATTTGACTCCAATAAGGAACATGTCCTTGAATGAGGAACAAGAAGATGATGATTGGACAATGCTGTTTGGGagaatgaagatgaagaaggaaCCAGAGGGTTTACTGAAAGAAGTTTCGTTGCATGATGTGAGGTTGCATGGAGGTTCAATCCATGGTCAAGCACAGAACACAAACTTGAAGTATCTGTTAATGTTGGATGTTGACAGGTTGATTTGGAGCTTCAGGAAGACTTGTGGTCTCCCTACTCCTGGAACACCATATGGAGGCTGGGAAGATCCAACCATAGAAGTCCGGGGTCATTTTGTTG GGCATTATTTGAGTGCATCAGCTCTTATGTGGGCCAGCACACACAATGAagcattgaagaagaaaatggcaGCACTTGTTGCAAATCTCTCTATCTGTCAGCAGAAGATTGGGACAGGATACCTTTCTGCATTTCCATCTGAGTTCTTTGATCGTTTTGAAGCAATTCAATATGTTTGGGCTCCCTATTATACCATTCACAAG ATCATGGCTGGCCTTTTGGATCAACATTCTATTGCTGAGAACCCTCAAGCTCTGAAAATGGTGACATGGATGGTTGATTATTTTTACAAGAGAGTGAGGAATGTGATCAGAAAGTACAGCATAGATTGGCATTATCAAACCCTGAATGAGGAAACTGGAGGAATGAATGATGTCCTTTACAGACTATATTCCATTACA GGAGATCCAAAGCATCTAGTACTGGCTCATCTTTTTGACAAGCCATGCTTTTTGGGGTTGCTTGCTGTAAAG GCTAATGATATAGCTCAATTTCATGCTAATACACATATCCCAGTTGTTGTTGGATCTCAAATGCGATATGAAGTCACCGGTGATCCGCTTTATAAG GAAATTGGAACATTCTTTATGGATATTGTTAACTCTTCACACAGCTATGCAACTGGAGGAACATCAGTGAATGAGTTTTG GTCTGATCCAAATAGAATGACAGAGACCCTAAAAGAAGGAAACAATGAAGAATCATGCACAACTTATAACATGTTGAAG GTTTCGCGCAACCTGTTTAGATGGACTAAGGAGATATCATATGCTGATTATTATGAACGTGCATTGACAAATGGAGTATTAAGCATTCAAAGAGGAACAGAACCTGGAGTTATGTTATACTATCTTCCACAAGGTCCTGGGGCCTCCAAGGCTATATCAAAATTCGGTTGGGGAACTCAGTTTAACTCTTTCTGGTGCTGCTATGGAACTG GAATTGAATCATTCTCAAAGCTTGGAGATTCCATCTACTTTGAAGAGGAAGGGAAAAATCCTAGTCTTTACATCATTCAATACATATCAAGCTCATTAAACTGGAAATCTGCTCAAATCATGCTTAACCAGACAGTTGTTCCTCCATCTTCAATGGATTCCTTTCTCAGAATCTCACTCACTTTTTCTCCTACTAAG AAAACTAGTAGTACTTCATCTACTCTTAACCTTCGGTTACCAACTTGGACACATATCCATGGTGCTAAACTCACATTAAATTCTGATACTTTACCTTTGCCTTCtc CAGGAAACTTTGTGTCAATAACCCGGAAATGGAGTGGTAGTGACAAGCTGACCCTTCAATTTCCCATTCCCCTAAGAACAGAGGCCATCAAAG ATGACAGGCCTGAATATGCCTCCATTAGAGCAATTCTCTTTGGTCCCTACCTTCTTGCTGGACATAGCACTGCTGATTGGGACATTAAAACTGCTTCCAATGCTTCTATTACAGATTGGATTACCCCAATTCCAGCCATTTATAATACTCAGTTATTTTCATTCTACCAACACTTTTCAGGATCATCTTTTGTCTTAACAAGTTTAAACAATTCACTGACAATGGAAAAATCACCAAAGCCTGGGACTAGTTTGGCTCTTCATGCAACCTTTAGAATCATTAATATCCAAGCAAAACATTCCTCAAGGCTTTCAACTACACTGAGAGATTTTATTGGCAAATCAGTGATGTTAGAACCGTTTGATCATCCTGGAACACAAGTAGGTTCTGTTTTTGTTCTGGTAGCaggattggatggaagaaatgaaAGCATATCCTTAGAATCCAAAAGCCATAAAGGGTGCTTTGTGCATAGTGGCATGAGTTCTGGTAAAGAAGTAAAAATAAGATGCAAGTCTAATTCTGATGCTGATGCTTCTAGTTTCAACAAAGATGCAAGCTTTATTGCTAGAAGAGGACTCAGAAAATATGATCCTATAAGCTTTGTGGCTAAGGGAGCAAATAGAAATTTTCTACTGGAGCCATTATTGGCCTTCAGAGATGAGCATTATACTGTTTATTTCAACATTCAAGAGTGA